One genomic region from Streptomyces sp. NBC_01304 encodes:
- a CDS encoding TIGR03086 family metal-binding protein gives MTKKISDLLDIAGTKAVAVLGGITDDRLKDATPCAEYDVRGLVNHLFHVVVHFQLVGARKPYDKFDDSVDHVGRGADWRERFAVETGKLVEIWAAPGADEGTAGSLDMPARTVIHMVLGDLTVHAWDLATATGQEYAADPAVLEEVGPALAEMAPQARQAGVFGEAVDVPESATELDRVLAATGRDPRWTRPA, from the coding sequence ATGACGAAGAAGATCAGCGACCTCCTCGACATCGCGGGCACCAAGGCCGTCGCCGTTCTGGGCGGAATCACGGACGACCGGCTCAAGGACGCGACGCCCTGTGCCGAGTACGACGTACGCGGACTGGTGAACCACCTCTTCCATGTGGTGGTGCACTTCCAGCTGGTGGGGGCCAGGAAGCCGTACGACAAGTTCGACGACTCGGTCGACCACGTGGGCAGGGGCGCGGACTGGCGCGAGCGGTTCGCCGTGGAGACGGGCAAGTTGGTGGAGATCTGGGCCGCGCCCGGCGCGGACGAGGGCACCGCGGGATCCCTGGACATGCCCGCCCGTACGGTCATCCACATGGTCCTCGGCGACCTCACCGTGCACGCCTGGGACCTGGCCACGGCCACCGGGCAGGAGTACGCGGCCGACCCGGCGGTGCTCGAAGAGGTCGGGCCCGCCCTTGCGGAGATGGCTCCGCAGGCCCGTCAGGCAGGGGTCTTCGGCGAGGCCGTCGACGTACCGGAATCGGCCACGGAGCTGGACCGCGTGCTGGCCGCCACCGGCCGCGACCCGCGGTGGACCCGGCCCGCGTAA
- a CDS encoding AraC family transcriptional regulator — MAPDQAVPGIQGPEGGTRGILDAAELLSRVHFRRHLPAKALRPYVEFYWLIDWDLPQPYVSHVVPHPAVNVVFQRLHGQAEFGEVAGTGLDLFAQRLEGVGRVCGVKFRPGGFRPFAPGRAVADWTGRRLVVAEVFPAAVVAGAPARILGPDDEHARVAAIDAFLSSIGPRPDPGADLAMAVVERIQADHTLLRVAEVARGEGLSVRSLQRLFHLYVGVGPKWVILRYRLHEALERAESTDAVNWAALAADLGYADQAHLVRDFTATVGVPPTAYALRS; from the coding sequence ATGGCACCTGACCAGGCAGTTCCGGGAATCCAGGGCCCCGAGGGCGGCACCAGGGGCATCCTCGACGCCGCCGAGCTCCTCTCCCGCGTCCACTTCCGGCGCCACCTGCCCGCAAAGGCGCTGCGGCCGTACGTCGAGTTCTACTGGCTCATCGACTGGGATCTGCCCCAGCCGTACGTCTCCCACGTCGTCCCGCATCCCGCGGTCAATGTCGTCTTCCAACGGCTGCACGGGCAGGCCGAGTTCGGGGAGGTCGCGGGGACCGGGCTCGACCTGTTCGCGCAGCGGCTCGAAGGCGTCGGGCGAGTGTGCGGGGTGAAGTTCCGGCCCGGCGGGTTCCGGCCGTTCGCGCCGGGGCGTGCGGTGGCCGACTGGACGGGGCGGCGGCTCGTCGTCGCCGAAGTGTTCCCCGCGGCCGTGGTGGCGGGCGCCCCGGCGCGCATCCTCGGCCCGGACGACGAGCACGCGCGCGTGGCGGCGATCGACGCCTTCTTGTCGTCGATCGGGCCGCGGCCCGATCCGGGGGCCGACCTGGCAATGGCCGTGGTGGAGCGGATCCAGGCCGACCACACACTGCTGCGGGTCGCCGAAGTCGCGCGCGGCGAGGGGCTTTCGGTGCGTTCGCTGCAGCGCCTTTTCCACCTGTACGTCGGCGTCGGGCCCAAGTGGGTCATCCTGCGCTACCGGCTCCACGAGGCCCTGGAGCGCGCCGAGTCGACGGACGCGGTGAACTGGGCGGCACTCGCGGCGGACCTCGGCTACGCCGACCAGGCCCATCTGGTGCGGGACTTCACGGCGACGGTGGGGGTGCCGCCGACGGCGTACGCACTGCGGAGCTGA